One genomic region from Listeria monocytogenes encodes:
- the trpA gene encoding tryptophan synthase subunit alpha, whose translation MTKTLTNKLAEKEHAAVVTYIMGGDGGLDNLEEQLLFLEKSGVSAIEIGIPFSDPVADGPIIQLAGLRALKEQVSLEAILNKLAMSKVQIPLIIMSYINPIFHLGIPKFVELVQKTPVKGLIIPDLPYEHQKLITPELQGTDIALIPLVSLTSPKERLEEIAKQAEGFIYAVTVNGTTGVRSEFDAHIDSHLAYLKSISPVPVLAGFGVSSIEHVEKFAHVCDGVIIGSKVVQMLHEEKTAELGAFLQKAAEVRIKN comes from the coding sequence ATGACTAAAACATTAACGAATAAACTAGCGGAAAAAGAGCATGCTGCTGTCGTTACTTATATTATGGGTGGAGATGGTGGTTTAGATAATTTAGAAGAACAGTTATTGTTTCTAGAAAAATCTGGCGTAAGCGCGATTGAAATTGGCATTCCTTTTTCTGATCCGGTTGCTGACGGACCAATTATTCAACTTGCTGGGTTACGTGCTTTAAAGGAGCAAGTGAGTTTAGAAGCCATTTTAAATAAATTGGCTATGAGTAAAGTGCAAATTCCGCTAATTATTATGAGTTATATTAATCCGATTTTTCATTTAGGTATTCCAAAATTTGTTGAATTGGTGCAGAAAACGCCGGTGAAAGGGCTTATTATTCCGGATTTACCTTATGAGCACCAAAAACTGATTACACCAGAACTTCAGGGGACAGATATCGCACTCATTCCACTCGTTTCATTGACTAGCCCGAAAGAGCGCCTTGAAGAAATTGCGAAACAGGCAGAAGGATTTATATATGCAGTAACAGTTAACGGAACTACTGGTGTGAGGAGTGAATTTGATGCCCATATTGATAGCCATTTAGCTTATTTGAAAAGCATTAGCCCTGTTCCAGTTCTCGCAGGTTTTGGTGTTTCTTCTATTGAACATGTAGAAAAATTTGCGCACGTATGTGATGGTGTGATAATCGGTAGTAAAGTCGTGCAAATGTTGCATGAAGAAAAAACGGCAGAGCTAGGAGCGTTTTTACAAAAGGCTGCTGAAGTTCGAATCAAAAACTAA
- the trpB gene encoding tryptophan synthase subunit beta has product MTYQAPDENGFYGKFGGRFVPETLMKAVKELDEAYQASKTDPAFQKELNYYLKEYVGRETPLYFAEQLTAHAGGAKIYLKREDLNHTGAHKINNTIGQALLARQMGKQKVVAETGAGQHGVATATVAALFNMKCTIFMGEEDVKRQSLNVFRMELLGAKVVSVKAGSRTLKDAVNEALRFWVANVEDTHYIMGSVLGPHPFPEIVRDYQSVIGIEARKQHLEKEGKLPDAIVACVGGGSNAMGLFYPFVDDASVQMHGVEAAGHGLETEFHAATISKGEIGILHGAMMDVLQDENGQILEAFSISAGLDYPGIGPEHSFFRDLGRAAYHSVTDDEAVEAFQLLCRTEGIIPALESSHAISYAVKLASKMRPEESMVVCLSGRGDKDVNQLKERLEGQTND; this is encoded by the coding sequence ATGACTTATCAAGCACCTGACGAAAATGGCTTTTACGGAAAATTTGGCGGTAGATTTGTACCAGAAACATTAATGAAAGCAGTGAAAGAATTAGATGAGGCGTACCAAGCTTCCAAAACAGATCCTGCTTTTCAAAAAGAATTAAACTATTATTTAAAAGAATATGTGGGCCGAGAAACACCACTTTATTTTGCCGAACAACTAACAGCACATGCGGGCGGAGCAAAAATTTATTTAAAACGCGAAGATTTAAATCATACTGGCGCACATAAAATCAACAATACTATTGGTCAAGCCTTACTCGCACGTCAAATGGGCAAACAAAAAGTAGTGGCAGAAACTGGTGCGGGTCAACACGGCGTGGCAACAGCAACTGTTGCAGCGCTTTTTAATATGAAATGTACTATTTTTATGGGAGAAGAAGATGTAAAACGTCAATCACTCAATGTATTTAGAATGGAACTTCTTGGTGCAAAAGTAGTGAGCGTGAAAGCAGGAAGCAGAACATTAAAAGATGCAGTAAATGAAGCGCTTAGGTTCTGGGTTGCAAATGTGGAAGATACGCATTACATTATGGGATCTGTTCTTGGACCACACCCATTTCCAGAAATCGTTCGTGATTACCAAAGTGTAATAGGAATAGAAGCACGCAAACAACACTTGGAAAAAGAAGGTAAGCTTCCTGATGCAATTGTAGCTTGTGTTGGAGGCGGGAGTAATGCGATGGGCTTATTTTATCCATTTGTAGACGATGCTTCTGTTCAAATGCACGGTGTGGAAGCAGCTGGTCACGGTTTAGAGACAGAATTCCACGCAGCAACCATTTCCAAAGGAGAAATTGGGATTTTACACGGAGCGATGATGGATGTATTACAAGATGAGAATGGGCAAATTTTGGAAGCATTTTCGATTTCTGCTGGCTTAGATTATCCGGGTATTGGTCCAGAGCATAGCTTTTTCCGTGATTTAGGTCGCGCAGCGTATCATTCTGTTACTGATGATGAAGCAGTCGAAGCCTTTCAACTTTTATGTCGTACGGAAGGAATTATTCCAGCGCTCGAAAGTTCTCACGCAATTAGCTATGCGGTTAAACTTGCAAGTAAAATGCGTCCAGAAGAAAGTATGGTTGTTTGTTTATCTGGTCGCGGAGACAAAGACGTTAACCAACTAAAAGAACGTTTGGAGGGACAAACAAATGACTAA
- a CDS encoding phosphoribosylanthranilate isomerase: MIVKICGLKKAVDVAAAVENGADMIGFVFAKSKRQVTVDEAHELAKNIPAGVKKVGVFVNPTEEELTAAIKGVPLDIVQLHGQEPAEQANRTDAEVIKAFPVKDGKLPDNINDYPNAYILLDAPAEEYEGGSGKTFDWDKIDRDLLTKNKLIIAGGLNAQNVQEAIKRFEPYAVDISSGVETNGEKDPQKIKCFIKTAKGVE; the protein is encoded by the coding sequence ATGATTGTAAAAATTTGTGGATTGAAAAAAGCAGTAGATGTAGCGGCAGCAGTTGAAAATGGCGCAGATATGATTGGTTTTGTTTTTGCGAAAAGTAAGCGCCAAGTCACGGTGGATGAGGCACATGAATTAGCCAAAAATATTCCTGCTGGCGTCAAAAAGGTCGGAGTATTCGTTAATCCTACCGAAGAAGAGTTAACGGCAGCAATCAAAGGTGTGCCATTAGACATTGTTCAACTTCACGGACAAGAACCAGCTGAACAAGCAAATCGAACGGATGCGGAAGTAATTAAAGCCTTTCCTGTGAAAGATGGAAAACTCCCAGACAATATAAATGACTATCCAAATGCATACATCTTGCTTGATGCACCAGCAGAAGAATATGAAGGTGGCAGTGGAAAAACTTTTGATTGGGATAAAATAGATAGAGACTTACTTACGAAAAATAAATTAATTATAGCTGGCGGATTAAATGCTCAGAATGTACAAGAAGCCATTAAACGCTTTGAACCATATGCAGTAGATATTTCCTCTGGCGTAGAAACAAACGGGGAAAAAGATCCGCAGAAAATTAAATGCTTCATTAAAACAGCAAAAGGAGTGGAATAA
- the trpC gene encoding indole-3-glycerol phosphate synthase TrpC codes for MTFLEEILAQKEVEVAKMPLEQVAEKRKTYSFYEFLKANTNTMQLIAEVKRASPSKGEINMGVNPVLQAKSYQAAGAGMISVLTDPVFFKGSIEDLREVAKNVGIPVLCKDFIISEKQLIRARNAGATVVLLIISALTEEKLITLFEQALALDLEVLVEVHDQEELAVAQKIGAQLIGVNNRNLHTFEVDIAVSERLASDFSSDACFISESGFRTAEDVARVSQKYDAVLVGEALMREATPEVAAKSLKVTR; via the coding sequence ATGACATTTTTAGAAGAAATTTTAGCGCAAAAAGAAGTAGAAGTTGCAAAAATGCCCTTAGAACAAGTAGCAGAAAAACGGAAAACTTATTCGTTTTATGAATTTTTAAAAGCAAATACAAACACGATGCAACTTATTGCAGAAGTAAAACGCGCCTCTCCTTCTAAAGGGGAAATCAATATGGGCGTGAATCCAGTTCTGCAAGCCAAGTCTTATCAAGCCGCGGGTGCGGGAATGATTTCTGTTTTGACAGATCCTGTTTTTTTCAAAGGCTCGATTGAAGATTTGCGAGAAGTAGCGAAAAATGTGGGAATTCCTGTACTCTGTAAAGATTTCATTATTAGTGAAAAACAATTGATTCGCGCTCGAAATGCGGGAGCGACGGTTGTGTTGTTAATTATTTCGGCACTTACAGAAGAGAAGCTAATCACCCTGTTTGAACAAGCTCTGGCGCTTGATTTGGAAGTGTTAGTGGAAGTACATGACCAGGAAGAATTAGCTGTTGCTCAAAAAATCGGAGCTCAACTCATTGGTGTAAACAATCGGAATTTGCACACATTTGAAGTGGATATTGCAGTAAGCGAAAGACTGGCGAGTGATTTTTCGTCGGATGCTTGTTTTATAAGCGAATCAGGTTTTCGAACAGCAGAAGATGTGGCTCGCGTGAGTCAAAAATATGATGCGGTACTTGTTGGAGAAGCGTTAATGCGAGAAGCGACTCCAGAAGTGGCAGCGAAGAGTTTGAAGGTGACACGATGA
- the trpD gene encoding anthranilate phosphoribosyltransferase, protein MEILLQKVYDQENLSKEEMNIIATEIFEGRLSKTKMAAFLMALKVKGETAEEMAGIAQAMQQVAIQVAFPAGTAMDNCGTGGDKSNSFNISTTSAFVLAAAGIPVAKHGNRSISSRSGSADVCQELGIDINLRPEDMTYLLEKVGIAFLFAPHVHPNMKYVMDVRKELGTPTIFNLIGPLTNPVHLETQLMGIYRRDLLEQTAEVLGQLGRKRAVVLNGAGFMDEASLAGENHYALYENGEVHLYTLRPEDVGLTSYPLEAITGGDAKENAAILRSVLEGEPGAYLDTVLLNAGFGLFANGKVETVQEGVDLAKDLISSGLAKQKLADLITYQKEVLAK, encoded by the coding sequence ATGGAAATCTTACTACAAAAAGTATATGACCAAGAAAATTTATCCAAAGAAGAAATGAATATTATCGCAACAGAAATCTTTGAAGGACGACTTTCGAAAACCAAAATGGCTGCTTTTTTAATGGCGCTCAAAGTGAAAGGGGAAACGGCAGAAGAAATGGCGGGAATCGCGCAGGCGATGCAGCAAGTAGCCATTCAAGTGGCTTTTCCAGCTGGTACGGCGATGGATAATTGTGGGACAGGCGGAGATAAATCCAATAGTTTTAATATTAGTACAACGTCAGCTTTTGTTCTTGCAGCAGCGGGGATTCCGGTTGCGAAACACGGGAATAGAAGCATTTCTAGTCGTTCTGGTAGTGCGGATGTTTGTCAGGAATTAGGGATCGATATTAATTTGCGCCCAGAAGATATGACTTATTTACTCGAAAAAGTCGGGATTGCCTTTTTGTTTGCGCCACATGTTCACCCGAATATGAAGTACGTTATGGATGTCCGAAAAGAGCTCGGAACGCCAACAATTTTTAATTTGATTGGGCCACTCACGAATCCGGTTCACCTAGAAACGCAATTGATGGGAATTTATCGCCGTGATTTGTTAGAGCAAACAGCAGAAGTACTCGGACAACTCGGGCGAAAACGCGCAGTCGTTTTAAATGGCGCTGGTTTTATGGACGAAGCTTCTCTAGCTGGAGAAAATCACTATGCGTTATATGAAAACGGCGAAGTTCACTTATATACACTCCGTCCAGAAGATGTTGGTTTAACTAGTTATCCACTCGAAGCAATTACGGGAGGAGATGCTAAAGAAAATGCAGCAATTTTGCGTAGTGTGCTTGAAGGAGAACCTGGAGCTTACTTAGATACGGTGCTTTTAAATGCCGGTTTTGGTTTATTCGCAAATGGCAAAGTGGAAACGGTGCAAGAAGGCGTGGATTTAGCAAAGGACTTAATTAGTAGTGGCCTAGCCAAACAAAAATTGGCAGATTTAATTACTTATCAAAAAGAGGTGCTAGCAAAATGA
- a CDS encoding anthranilate synthase component II: protein MILLIDNYDSFTFNLEQYLAEFSEVVVKRNDAADLIKIAALADGIVLSPGPGKPSDAGLLEEVVAKFAKEKPLLGICLGHQAIGEVFGGEVKRAAKIRHGKVSTMRQTAGAIFANLPEEMPVMRYHSLIVDKNTLPDVLEVLAIATDDSEVMAMKVKDYPVYGLQFHPESIGTNDGKQMMENFIHIVEGARENGNLTTKSI, encoded by the coding sequence ATGATTCTATTAATTGATAACTATGATTCTTTTACATTTAATTTAGAGCAGTATTTAGCAGAATTTAGTGAAGTGGTAGTGAAACGGAATGATGCGGCTGATTTAATAAAAATAGCGGCTTTGGCTGATGGGATAGTTCTTTCACCGGGACCTGGAAAACCAAGTGATGCTGGTCTTTTAGAAGAAGTGGTGGCTAAGTTTGCGAAAGAAAAGCCATTACTTGGGATTTGTTTAGGTCATCAGGCAATTGGTGAAGTGTTTGGCGGAGAAGTAAAACGAGCTGCCAAAATCCGACATGGGAAAGTTTCTACTATGCGTCAAACCGCTGGAGCAATCTTCGCTAATTTGCCAGAAGAAATGCCTGTGATGCGTTATCATTCTTTAATAGTAGATAAAAACACATTGCCGGATGTTTTAGAAGTGTTAGCGATAGCGACGGACGATTCGGAAGTGATGGCGATGAAAGTAAAAGATTATCCGGTTTATGGTTTACAATTTCATCCTGAATCAATTGGTACGAATGACGGAAAACAAATGATGGAAAACTTTATTCATATAGTGGAAGGGGCGCGAGAAAATGGAAATCTTACTACAAAAAGTATATGA
- the trpE gene encoding anthranilate synthase component I, which produces MRKMKKMDADTLTAILAFQRLSGTGKSLLEGAAKDAEAGRYSIIAINPVHEIKVYQHDYYIDGTHQVVADPLKEIELFIEKAREDELELPLDSGAIGYVGYDVIALYEDLGEIPVETRDIPDIRFYVYESFVIMDHQAEELILVQDNCYSGRSEADLDKALESMLTELTTPKKDEHKAVHVPKMSYKSNYTKDEYMGLVKKAKTYIQEGDFFQIVLSQRLEADFTVKPFDYYRKLRLLNPSPYLYFIDFGDTVLIGSSPESLIKTKGRTVITNPIAGTRRRGATKQEDELLASELLSDEKELAEHRMLVDLGRNDIGKIAETGSVHVPVYLTIERYRFLMHLVSVVEGTLKTGLTAIDALRSTLPAGTVSGAPKIRAMERIYEWENVKRGPYAGAVGYLTKNGDSDFALSIRTMVLHNGKAYVQAGAGIVYDSDPESEYLETLQKAKALLEVGE; this is translated from the coding sequence ATGAGGAAAATGAAAAAAATGGATGCAGATACATTAACCGCAATTTTGGCGTTTCAAAGACTTTCTGGTACAGGTAAAAGCTTACTTGAAGGTGCGGCGAAAGATGCGGAGGCTGGACGTTATTCGATCATTGCCATTAATCCTGTACATGAAATTAAAGTATATCAACATGATTATTATATAGACGGAACACATCAAGTTGTAGCAGATCCCTTAAAAGAAATTGAATTATTTATTGAAAAAGCAAGAGAAGATGAACTTGAATTGCCACTTGATTCAGGTGCAATTGGCTATGTTGGATATGACGTTATTGCGCTTTATGAAGATTTAGGCGAAATTCCAGTAGAAACTAGGGATATACCAGATATTCGTTTTTATGTATATGAAAGTTTTGTCATTATGGACCATCAAGCGGAAGAACTTATTTTAGTGCAAGATAATTGTTACTCAGGCAGAAGTGAAGCAGACTTGGATAAGGCGCTTGAGTCGATGCTTACCGAACTTACTACACCGAAAAAAGACGAGCATAAGGCTGTTCATGTTCCAAAAATGTCATATAAGAGCAACTATACGAAAGATGAATATATGGGGCTAGTGAAAAAAGCAAAAACATATATCCAAGAGGGCGACTTCTTTCAAATAGTTCTCTCTCAACGATTAGAAGCAGATTTTACTGTGAAGCCATTTGATTACTATCGGAAATTACGATTGTTAAATCCTTCTCCGTATCTATATTTCATTGATTTTGGTGATACGGTGCTAATTGGCTCTTCTCCAGAAAGTTTAATTAAAACGAAAGGGCGGACGGTGATTACAAATCCTATCGCAGGAACTAGACGGCGCGGGGCAACGAAACAAGAAGATGAACTACTTGCTTCGGAATTGTTATCGGATGAAAAAGAATTGGCAGAGCACCGGATGTTGGTTGACTTAGGGCGAAATGATATTGGGAAAATTGCAGAAACTGGATCAGTTCATGTTCCTGTTTACCTTACTATTGAAAGATACCGTTTCTTAATGCATTTAGTTTCAGTAGTAGAAGGAACCTTAAAAACTGGACTTACTGCAATCGATGCTCTCCGCTCGACGCTACCTGCCGGGACTGTTAGTGGAGCACCGAAAATAAGAGCCATGGAGCGAATCTATGAATGGGAAAATGTAAAACGTGGTCCATATGCTGGTGCGGTTGGTTATTTAACTAAAAATGGTGATTCGGATTTCGCACTTTCGATTAGAACGATGGTACTTCATAACGGAAAAGCTTATGTTCAAGCCGGTGCGGGAATTGTCTATGATTCCGATCCAGAAAGCGAATACTTAGAAACATTACAAAAAGCGAAGGCACTTTTGGAGGTGGGAGAATGA